A portion of the Candidatus Roseilinea sp. genome contains these proteins:
- a CDS encoding sgc region protein SgcQ has translation MSHVLKALFENPKPVIAMVHFPPLPGTPLYDESQGVIGILESVRRDVRVLLDGGVDGLLFCNEGDRPYALQADFEAIAVMARVITETAPRDRPFGVDFLWDARAPIAIALATGAAFVREVFTGVYESDMGLWNANPAAVLRYRRHIGAGHVKVFYNITPEFASPIGRRSVGQVARSAVVSSLADALLVSGPMAGAEPDLEHLREAKEATDGRVPVLLNTGARVENIQQFLSVADGVIVGSGLKVDGYTWNPVDPDRVRAFMDAVREARKHA, from the coding sequence ATGAGTCACGTGCTGAAAGCGCTCTTTGAAAATCCCAAACCCGTCATCGCGATGGTGCATTTCCCGCCGCTGCCCGGAACGCCGCTTTACGATGAGTCGCAGGGGGTGATAGGCATCCTAGAAAGCGTGCGCCGCGACGTGCGCGTGCTCCTGGATGGCGGCGTGGACGGCCTGTTGTTTTGCAATGAAGGCGACCGCCCGTACGCCTTGCAAGCGGATTTTGAGGCCATCGCCGTCATGGCGCGCGTGATCACCGAGACCGCCCCGCGCGACCGCCCCTTCGGCGTGGACTTCCTCTGGGATGCGCGGGCGCCGATCGCGATTGCGCTGGCCACCGGCGCGGCGTTCGTGCGCGAAGTGTTCACCGGCGTCTACGAGAGCGACATGGGCTTGTGGAATGCCAACCCGGCTGCAGTGCTGCGTTACCGTCGCCACATCGGCGCCGGCCACGTGAAGGTCTTCTACAACATCACGCCGGAGTTCGCCTCGCCCATCGGCCGTCGCTCGGTAGGGCAAGTGGCTCGCAGCGCGGTTGTCTCCTCGCTGGCCGATGCGTTGCTCGTCTCCGGGCCGATGGCCGGCGCTGAACCGGACCTTGAGCACTTGCGCGAGGCCAAGGAGGCCACCGACGGGCGCGTGCCGGTGCTTCTCAACACGGGCGCACGGGTGGAGAACATTCAACAGTTCCTGTCCGTTGCAGATGGGGTGATCGTGGGATCGGGCTTGAAGGTGGACGGCTACACCTGGAATCCGGTGGACCCGGATCGGGTGCGGGCCTTCATGGACGCCGTGCGCGAAGCGCGCAAGCACGCGTAA
- the xylBch gene encoding carbohydrate kinase, translating to MARQLLLGIDIGTTATKAILCEPEGRIVAEAEAAAALCAPRPGWAEEDAEAWWRNLPIVIHACLQQSAAQASDIAAVGVSGMVPTLILTDDAGRTLRPSIQQNDARAHREIEDFKAACDEGEVLRRTGSAITQQSIGPKLLWLRRHEPDVMRRVRRVMGSYDFIVYRLTGVASLERNWALESGLFDLQREDWDEAMLTLAGADRAWLGEVHWPTDIVGAVTREAAAFTGLKAGTPVVAGSADHIASAFSAGIRAPGDLLVKLGGAGDILYCLDRLEIDPRLFLDYHLIPGKFLINGCMAASGSIIKWFRQEFAPQMSYADLDAEASEVPAGAAGLVMLPYFLGEKTPIHDPLARGLFLGLTLSHRRAHLYRAILEGIAMGFYHHVQVLAERGLSISRVRVTNGGARSALWKQIVADVLNHPLEQIAHHPGSSLGAAFVAGKGTGSFAAWDEIERFITITSVIHPAADRHRRYRDHFEVYRQAYERLRPLFVRLSLADEDAPAQM from the coding sequence ATGGCGCGACAACTGTTGCTCGGCATTGACATCGGCACCACCGCTACCAAAGCCATCCTCTGTGAGCCGGAGGGGCGCATCGTGGCGGAGGCCGAGGCTGCAGCCGCCCTGTGTGCGCCGCGCCCAGGGTGGGCCGAAGAAGACGCCGAGGCGTGGTGGCGCAACCTGCCCATCGTCATTCATGCTTGTCTCCAGCAGTCGGCAGCGCAGGCGTCGGACATCGCGGCAGTAGGGGTGAGCGGCATGGTGCCCACGCTCATCCTCACGGACGACGCCGGGCGCACCCTGCGCCCTTCGATCCAACAAAATGACGCGCGCGCTCATCGTGAAATTGAGGACTTCAAGGCAGCGTGCGACGAGGGGGAGGTGTTGCGCCGCACCGGCAGCGCCATCACCCAGCAAAGCATCGGTCCGAAGCTGCTCTGGCTGCGCCGGCATGAACCCGACGTGATGCGCCGTGTGCGCCGCGTGATGGGTTCCTATGACTTCATCGTGTATCGCCTGACCGGCGTTGCCTCGCTCGAGCGCAACTGGGCCTTGGAGAGTGGCCTGTTCGACCTGCAGCGCGAGGATTGGGATGAGGCGATGTTGACCTTAGCCGGCGCAGACCGGGCATGGCTGGGCGAGGTGCACTGGCCAACCGACATCGTGGGCGCGGTCACGCGCGAGGCGGCGGCGTTCACCGGCCTGAAGGCGGGCACGCCCGTCGTCGCCGGCAGCGCCGATCATATTGCCTCGGCGTTCTCGGCAGGCATACGGGCGCCGGGCGACTTGCTGGTGAAGTTGGGCGGCGCAGGAGACATCCTTTACTGCCTCGACCGGCTAGAGATTGACCCACGCTTGTTCCTGGACTACCACCTCATTCCCGGCAAATTCCTCATTAACGGCTGCATGGCTGCCAGCGGCAGCATCATCAAATGGTTTCGCCAGGAGTTCGCGCCGCAGATGTCGTATGCGGACTTGGACGCCGAGGCGTCGGAAGTCCCTGCCGGCGCGGCAGGGTTGGTGATGTTGCCGTATTTCCTCGGCGAGAAGACCCCCATCCATGATCCCCTTGCCCGTGGCCTGTTCCTGGGCCTCACCTTGTCGCATCGCCGCGCACACCTGTACCGCGCCATCCTGGAGGGCATCGCCATGGGGTTTTATCACCACGTGCAGGTATTGGCGGAGCGTGGGCTGAGCATATCGCGCGTGCGCGTGACGAATGGCGGGGCGCGATCCGCGCTCTGGAAGCAGATCGTGGCCGACGTGTTGAACCATCCCTTGGAGCAAATCGCGCATCATCCCGGCTCATCGTTGGGCGCGGCCTTTGTCGCGGGCAAAGGGACAGGGAGCTTCGCTGCGTGGGATGAGATCGAGCGCTTCATCACCATCACCTCGGTCATTCATCCGGCCGCGGACCGTCATCGGCGCTACCGCGATCACTTTGAGGTTTATCGCCAGGCATACGAACGGTTGCGCCCCTTGTTCGTCCGCCTGTCGCTTGCCGACGAAGACGCGCCGGCGCAGATGTGA
- a CDS encoding 3-ketoacyl-ACP reductase, translating to MKLTDKTIVVTGAATGIGRAIATRLAAEGAWVAVTDRDEAGAHQAAESIRQHGGQAEAVAVDVTHPPAIAQAIAFVLTRRSRLDVWVNNAGVSTMNRFVELTEHDWDFNMNVNAKGTFLCAQHAARQMLTQPPDAAGLRGRIINIASMAGKRGNAPFLAHYVASKFAVVGLTQAMAGELAPHGILVNAVCPGYVQTSMQARELEWEAHLRGTTAEAVRQLYIADTPLGRLESPEDVARVVCFLASDDANFITGEAINVNGGAWMD from the coding sequence ATGAAACTCACCGACAAAACCATTGTAGTGACCGGCGCGGCAACCGGCATCGGGCGCGCCATCGCGACGCGCTTGGCCGCCGAAGGCGCCTGGGTCGCAGTCACCGACCGAGATGAAGCCGGCGCCCATCAGGCGGCTGAGTCCATCCGACAGCACGGTGGCCAGGCTGAGGCCGTGGCAGTGGACGTCACGCATCCCCCCGCCATCGCTCAGGCGATCGCCTTTGTCCTCACGCGACGCTCGCGGCTCGACGTGTGGGTGAACAACGCTGGCGTGAGCACCATGAACCGATTCGTGGAGCTTACCGAGCACGACTGGGACTTCAACATGAACGTCAACGCCAAAGGGACCTTCTTGTGCGCACAGCACGCTGCGCGACAAATGCTGACGCAGCCGCCCGACGCAGCCGGCTTGCGTGGCCGCATCATCAACATCGCCAGCATGGCCGGCAAGCGCGGCAACGCGCCTTTCCTCGCCCACTACGTCGCTTCCAAATTTGCCGTCGTCGGCCTCACCCAAGCCATGGCCGGCGAGCTGGCGCCTCACGGCATCTTGGTGAACGCGGTTTGCCCCGGCTACGTGCAAACTTCCATGCAAGCGCGCGAACTGGAGTGGGAAGCCCATCTGCGCGGCACCACGGCTGAAGCCGTGCGCCAGCTTTACATTGCCGACACGCCGTTGGGCCGCTTGGAGTCGCCGGAGGATGTCGCGCGCGTGGTGTGCTTCCTGGCATCGGATGATGCCAACTTCATCACCGGTGAAGCTATCAACGTGAACGGAGGTGCATGGATGGATTGA
- a CDS encoding DeoR family transcriptional regulator has translation MSDVDESNIHANARQQVILQLLERQGVVRVAELCERFGVSDMTVRRDLQELEQAGLIRRTYGGAVSARGRSFEPPYLVRAATHQAQKQRIGQLAASLVQDGDSVALDVGTTTLEVARALRDKHNLTVVTHSLPIAQVLAHHPLVRVIVVGGVLRSGELSLIGHLAERAYREFYVDKLFLGVGGLSLKAGLTEFNLEDALVKQAMLQSAKERIVVADASKLERVAFAFIGPLTCINTLVTDADADAQVVRQIEEAGVRVMLA, from the coding sequence ATGTCCGATGTGGACGAATCAAACATACACGCGAATGCCCGGCAGCAGGTGATTCTGCAACTGCTGGAAAGGCAGGGCGTGGTGCGCGTCGCTGAGCTATGCGAACGCTTCGGCGTCTCCGACATGACCGTGCGGCGCGACCTGCAAGAGCTGGAGCAGGCCGGGTTGATTCGTCGTACCTACGGTGGCGCGGTAAGCGCGCGCGGGCGTAGCTTCGAGCCGCCCTATCTCGTGCGCGCGGCCACGCATCAGGCGCAGAAGCAGCGCATTGGCCAACTGGCCGCGTCCCTGGTGCAAGATGGCGACAGCGTGGCGCTGGATGTCGGCACGACCACGTTGGAGGTGGCGCGCGCACTGCGCGATAAGCACAACCTGACCGTGGTGACGCATAGCCTGCCCATCGCCCAAGTGCTGGCCCATCATCCGCTCGTTCGCGTCATTGTGGTTGGCGGGGTGTTGCGCTCGGGTGAGCTTTCGTTGATCGGCCATCTCGCCGAGCGGGCCTATCGCGAGTTCTACGTGGATAAGCTCTTCCTCGGCGTGGGGGGATTGAGTCTCAAGGCGGGGCTGACCGAGTTCAACCTGGAAGACGCGCTCGTCAAGCAGGCGATGTTGCAATCGGCCAAGGAGCGCATCGTGGTTGCCGACGCCAGCAAGCTGGAGCGCGTTGCGTTCGCTTTCATCGGCCCGCTCACTTGCATCAACACCCTAGTGACCGATGCCGATGCCGATGCTCAGGTTGTGCGACAGATCGAGGAAGCCGGGGTTCGCGTGATGCTTGCATAA